Within Chloracidobacterium sp., the genomic segment AAGCGCTTTGAGCGATTCTGACAAGTCATTGATCTACCCCTAGGTTGCTTAAAAGTGGGAGAGGTCGCGTGTTTCAAATCTTGTGCCGTCCCGACCATGGTTCTGAAACGCCCGGTTCAGCGTGGAGCTGGGCGTTTTGGTGTTTTAGGATCAACAGTTAAATAGACTTCGCTGATCCTACATTCTGGGTCATGGTTTCTTGCTGCATTTAACCATATATAACTTTAGATTCAGTCGTATGATCAAAAAGTGATTACTTCCAGAATAGCTAGTCATGCCACAACGACAATGATCGCACACCAAGTGGGGTCCCACCTGAAAATGCACCGTTACCAAGTCCGGTCATTTTCTGAATCTGAATGCTTCCTCCTCCAGCCAGAAATAGCGCATCAGGAATGAAAGCGGCAAAATAAAGAAACTGGACCAAACTGCCCAAGAGCTTTTAGCTGTCCACAAAATCGCATTTCCCACCAATATAAGCAGGACAAATGAGACCCATAGAAGATACCAAGCGATATCTGAATTAAAAGAACAACCCTCGATAGCAGCGCGATCGGGAGGCCAATGCTCTGTAAACCAACTCCAGGAATAGTAAGAAAAACCAACCCTGTGGCGACGGAAACTGCAATCAGCCCATAAGGTAAAGTTTGCTCCACATAGTTGAAGTTTATATCACAATTGCGTCTGGAAGATAAAAAACGCCTCGGAACAGCGTTCGGGCAGTTTAAGCGTCAATGAAAAAATCACCGTCATACTGGCCTTATTGTAAGGTAGATCGCCCTGCCCACGCCTTGTGATCAGTTTGAGGATCGGTTTGCCGGCCGATGCGTCAATTACGGTTTTGAAATCCGCGACCGAACTTATCGGTCGTTTATTTATCTCAAGTATTACATCGCCGCGAGAGATTCCCGCCGTAGCGGCCGGGCCGTTCGGGTCGATATCTGCGACTACGAGACCATCATTTGAATCAAGTCCTAATTGCTTTGCTATTACTGGCGTCACAGGCTTCCAGCTTGAGACCGAGCTTACCGCCCTGATCGCTCCTCGATTCCGGAGATCCGGGGTTCAGCCTTGGATTCGAACCTTTCGATTGATCGTCGGCATTTAATTCGTCTAGTCTTGCCGTAAGTTCGATTTCCTTGCCATCACGGATCACGGTCAGTTTAATGGTCGTTCCAGGCGATGTCCGAGCGACCTTGTTTCGCGGCAGGAAATTGCTGTCCTCAAGCTTTTCACCACTGATCGCGGTGATTACGTCGCCGCGCTTAACGCCAGCCTTATCTGCAGAACCACCCGGTTTAACATTGCTTACGAAGATGCCGGACCTTTATCCTAGGTCCAAGAGCTTTGGATGATTATCCGTCACGTTTTGAATGTTGAGTTCCAACATGCCGCCGATGACTCTGCCGTCCTTCAAGAGTTGCTCCATCACGGATTGTAGCTTATTCGACGGGATGGAAAATCCAATCCCGATGTCACCGCCCCTTGCACCACCCGGTGAAAGTATCTGCGAGTTGATGCCGACGAGTTCGCCGGTTAAGGTTTAATGTGCCACCCGAATTGCCGCGATTGATCGGTGCATCAGTTTGGAGAAAATCCTCAAAGCTACCGTCACTTGAGTCCGTCCGCCGACCTTCGCCGAAATAATGCCGGCCGTTACCGTCTGGCTGATTCCCCAGCGGATTACCTATGGCTAGTACAATGTCGCCGACGCGAACGCCAATCCGAATTTCAGAGTCAAAAAGGAAAGTCCTTGAGCATGATCTTGAGTACCGCAAGGTCACTCAGCCTATCTGACCCAACGATCTTTGGCTTCATAAGACATTGTTATCGCTCATCAAGGACAGTAATCTTTTCGGCACCATCGACAACGTGATGGTTGGTAAGGATCGTGCCGTCCGAGGTCACAATGACGCGAGAGCCGAGGCCGCGTTCGATCAGCGGGCGCTGACTCGGCCGTTATTTGTGGCGGTTCAAACGGCATTTGACGAAACATCTCATCACCGAATGGATGACTATCGGATCTGGCTGATACTGTTGATTTTCTTTGTTTTCGGCCTGATCCTGACTACCGCCGGGGATGTCTTGTCGACGACGTCCGGGTGTGAAGATGCTGTGTGACGTCCATCAACGAGGGGCGCAGCGGGATTGGAGCTGACATTTGACGCGGTGATTCATAGCCGCAAGTATGCCGGTCTTACAAGCCGAAACAATGAAACCGCAACAAAGTGCGACGGAAGAAACCATGTGAATTGACTTCTGACATCTAGACAATTCTCCAAAGGTATTGAGAAAAATAAGTAATGCCAATTTTCTGACCGGGGATCAATGACCGTAAAGTTAAAATACGACGAAGTTACCTGAAGGTTCGAAATAAGGGACGGGCGAGTTTTGTGTATCAGGAGACTGTTTCTAGCGTTTCGAGTCTCCGAAAAATATATGCGAGCGATTTATAAACTAGCTTTGAACAAAGAAATACCGGGGAGTCATAGTTCTCGTCGTACGAGTATTCGACCAGGTCCATGCCTACAACTCGTTTCTCCTCAGCAGGTTGCGGATAAGGCCAAAGTTTCCATACCAACCGAAACCGCCCGGTTCCGGAGTGCCTGTCGTGGGCATGATACTGAGTCCAGGCCGTCTATATCAATGGTCAAGTAAACGTCGTCGGTGAGCCGAGTTGATCGCGTCGTCGATCCAATCTGTGCGTCCCGCAATGTCTCAGCCCAAAGATCTTCGTCGGCAGCCCGCCTTTCAGCGCGGGCTTCTTCAGCCGATACCGAGCGGATGCCGACCTGACCGACGGTATACGCAGATCCTTGACCACGCGGCCATGATCGAGGCGTGCGAATGTTGTGCCGTCATATTGGTCGCGGAGGTCAGCGCGAGCATCGATCTGCAGTACGCTCAGGCCGGCAAATTTCTCATTGTGCGCTTTGATGACCGGAGCAGAGACTGAGTGCTCGCCGCCGATCATGCATAGGAATTTATCAGCTTCGAGGAGCTTTCGTGTTTCTTCGTAAAGATCGCCCATCATTTGTTCGGGCGTCGGACGTGAGCCGAATTCGGGCAGAGTGTGGATGCCGATCTTGTAGGTTTCGGTATCGGTCTCTTCCTCGTAAAGTTCCATGTTGCAGCGAGGCATCGACGATCGCCATGGCACCGGCACCGGTTCCGGTGCCGTATGAAACCGTTCCCCGTATGAAACAGGAAGTATCAAAACCTCAGCGGTATCGAAGCCGAATACTTGCGTCGTCGATACCGCCAAAATTCATCGGCTTCAGATGTGGATTGGCTCATATTACGGTACGTCAATTACCAGTTCGCGTCCCAAAGCTAAAGTTGGGCGTTTACGGCCTTTCATGAATTTCGCAGCGGTTTGCGATAGTGCCGTGATTATCATCGGCAAGCGCGATCGACGGGTCGCACGGCACATATGCAGTAGTCGCCCCGCCTAGCATTTTGCCGAACGTCGAGGCATGGTTGCCGCCAAACGAGGGTGTTCGGATATCCAGCGGGCCGAATGGGTCAGGATCGAGATCGCATACTTGTGGCCGCGGACATTGGTTCGCGTGATGTATGACGAAACCTCGGCGACATTGACCATCTTTGGCTGCTGGTGCTGCCAAGCGTAATGATGCCCGAATTGCGGCGTTGAGCGATCTGCATCATCTCCAGTGTATCTTGCGTCAGGTCGAACGAGATATTGATCTTCTTTCAAACTTCGCGCGAGCAATCCCAATCGACAGCTCGACCGCCAAGGTCAGGGCAAAAGACGGGAATGCGTGCCTTGAACGCTGAGGTCAAAAGACCGTCCTCATGGGCGATCTCAGAGAGTTCGCGGCCCATAAGATGGAGGAACTCGCGGATGGAGTAGGTGTGCGTAAGGTCAAGCTGATTGACCACGCTGCCGATCCATTCGTCCGCTTCTTGGTATTCTTCGCGATTGGCGAGAATGTCGCCGATACGCATAACATCATTGGCTTCGAGATCCTCATCGGACATGATCGGATGCCCCTGAAAATGGTTGCGGCCCAGAATCTCGTGAATGTCGTGATAAAGTACCGCGCCGGACATCACTATGACATCGACAAACGATTCTTGATCACGTAGGCCAGCAATCGACGCATCCCCGATGTGATGAAATTGCCCGAACCGCACAGATAGATGGTCGAGTTGTCATCAGCATATCGAGCCAGATGCGATAGAGCCTCGGCCAGCTGCTTGGCGCCGAATCCGGCACCTTCCATTCTTTCCAGAAGGCCTGCGACCGAACGGTCGCGGTCAATCGGGACCGGCCGCGTCGGAACCGTCAAAAACTTCGAAGACCTTGTTTTCTTTTTGAGCTACCATACCGCAATGAATTAACTTAACGATTCTCCGATAATGGAAAATCCTTATTCTTTTCGTTCGTGCCGTTGGCGTCAAATAGGTGTAACTTTGCACCTGCTCTTCGCAAAACTCGATCAAGTCACTGCCCTCGGTCTCGGGGAGCACCCTCTTTTATTCGCAGCATTACCGCCTTCGAAAAGCGTCGTGCAACCGCACGCTTCGTATCGACCGATGTTCCAGCGATTCGCCCAAGGTCGCACCGTCGATGACCTTCTTGATGATGTAGCCATCATCGCCGATAAAAATGTGAGCCTCGTGCGGTACGCCGAAGAGGTTGTGGTTATTGCCCATCACTTCTTGGTATGCACCGACGAGCATCATGGCCAGGTAATACGGCTCGCCCTTGACCAGTTTGTGCAGTTCCAGCACGGGCTTGCATCGTGCAAATCGACAAATTTATCTACAATACCGTCGGAATCGCAGGTTATATCACATAGCGTAGCATATTCCGTCGGCTTTTTGTTGAGTTTATGTATCGGGATGATAGGAAATAGTTGTTCGAGTGCCCAATTGTCCGGCATCGAGCGAAAAACTGAGAAATTTGCTAGGTATTTTGCACACATCAGCCGCCGAAGATCAGCGAATTCCTCGAAACGTATTTTTTAACTGGGCGAACTGATCGGCCTTTTCGCAGATGTCCCAAAAGAGGACCTCGCCTTTCCCTTTGGCTTCAAGCGAGATCAACCCGAGGTTGAACATCGTGAAAAGCTCCTCGCGATGTTCAAGGGCGTCGTGATAATACTCACGATAGTTCTTGGCATTTATCGTTTCGCGCAGGTCAAAGAGTTCCTGGACTACCTCCGGATCATCACGTCCATGTCATTTCGGTGCAGGTCCTCGACCACGGTTTCGATCTCGTCCTGAACGTTGGTTACGAGGATCGCGTGGTACGCCGAAAGATAGCGTCCCGACTCCTGGATGATGGTCGGATGCGGGACGTTCTCGTCATCGCAAACCGGCTTTGATGACGTAAATGACGTCATTGGCAAATTCGCGGGCGTTGTAATTAGCCGATGACTCGAATGACGTTCGCGAACCGTCGTAATCGACCGCCATGCCGCCGCCTACGTCGAGATACTCGATGGGGATCTGCATCTTCCGGATCTTGGCGTAGGTTCGGGCCGCTTCTTTCATCGCGTTTTTGATCCGTTTGATGTCGGTCAACTGCGATCCGATGTGGAAACGGAGCAGCCGGAGCATATCGATTCGACCGGCGTCCTGGAGTCTCGGATGACCTCGAGTATCTCGGTCGTTGTTAGGCCGAATTTCGCCGCCCGCCCGATTTTCCCATTTGCCCGAGCCCTTTGAATAAAGTAACGCGGACACCGATCATCGGGATCTTTACGTCGGGATTTAGCCAGGAGACTTCACCGGCAAGCGACAGCGTATGGTCGAGCTCGCTCATTTTCTCGATGACGATGACAACATTCTTGCCGGCGGCAGCACCGGCAAACGCAAGTTGTACAAAGTCGCGGTCCTTAAAGCCATTGAGTACCAGCAGGCTGTCCTTTGCCTGTTCAAGCCCCAATGCGGCGTAAAGCTCCGCCTTTGAGCCGGCTTCGAGGCCAAAGTTGTAACGCGAACCCTCGCGCAGGTACTCCTCGATGACAGCGCGGTTCTGATTGACCTTCATCGGGAAAACACACAGGTGGCCGCCTGCATATTCAAATTCGCGGATCGACTTTTTGAAAGCCGTTTGTAGCTTGCGGATCTGGCCGAATATCAGTTGGGGAAACCAAGCAAGATGGGCGTGTTGATGCCGCTTCTGAAGGTCGTCGATTATTTCCTTAATGTCGGCGGTAAGATTTTCGTTTTCCGGCGAACGGACGATAAGGTTACCTTTTCGGTTAACGCCAAAATAATCGGCTCCCAATTATCGATGCCGTAGGTTTCGATTGTTTGTTCAATTATACTGCGCTCAAATGCCGTACTAACCTGCTATACGACCCGAGAAAAATGGATCGCCGCCCAACGCTCAACAAAAACAACTAGTCTAATAAAATCAACGGAAATTCAAAGAGGCAATAAACAAAGGTGCTCCAACAGGTTTTTGTCGTGTTGTCGACGGGAAATTTGTTTGGCACAAACCCTGAACATTGAAGCGAATTCGGGTGAACGGATTTTTGAATGCAAATGGCAGATGCGACACACAAAAGATAAACGATCAGGTCATCTTAACCGGGAAAAGGTGCCGCGAGTTGTCAAAATGCAGTTGCCATAAATTCCGTCACATTATCAATATCCGAACGTATTTTAGAGGTGTTCAAGATGAGGAAGCAAGCGAAAGTGGATTTTCGTTGATCGAGTTGCTTTTTGGTCGTCGTCGGCCATCGGAATCATCGCAACTATGGCGGCTCCAGCCCTGCAAAAGGGGTTGCGAGCGGCCGAAAACGGAACTACCTTAGTTACCATGAGTGATGATCGGTTCGACGCAAGTTGGCCTGAGTCTTCGCAAAAAAATAATCGTTTTGGGCGGTTAAAGGCGAATTTGAACAACCTACTCAGTCGAAGTTTGGGCATCACTGCAGGAAATCAGATCAATCGCGGAAAATTTGCGATTGATAATGACCCCGGCGGACCCACTAATACGCGAACTCGACATGGATACACTATCACTGCGACGAGAATGTCACGGGTGAAGGAGTGACCTATAAGTACGAGACCACACAAACTGGCGAGACATGGGAGTTCCTGCCTTAGACAAAAGGCTACCCGCCTCATCCATCGAAATCCTCAACCACCAAGGGGTAAATCGCAATGAACGTATTCGAAGACCTAGTCGTCGAACTTAAAGAAGAAAATCTTCTTGAAAGCACCGTTATCGAAACTGACCGTGATGTATCCGTTCCGAAATCGACCGGATGCGGTTTGATGCTGGTAATCGGTAGACCCATTGAGACATCGTAGAGTTGGCGATATCGCGCTCAATAGTGTCCCGATGTCCCTCGATTGGAAAATGTCCTCACCGATTGATTCCTCGAACCCCAGGCTGATCCGGTTCCAATCCAATGTCGAACCGACCACATGTCGCCAAAGGTGAGCTGGAACCGGCGAGCCCTAGCCGGATGAACCATTCGAATCCCTAATCTTGTTGCGGGAAATGACATCCGAAACCGTCGACATCAGAAACCCAACACGGAACGCGAAGTTTTCAGAAAAGAGCGGCTCCGGGAAATGACGAGTCTCAAAATGGTTGACGCAATCCTATCGGCCGTCGAGCGCGGAATGTATGAAGATCGTGCCACGCCCTTATGATGACCTAAAATGCAAAGAAGGCTCTTCATCATTTCCTTCAATTAGCCGAGGACGTTGAGTCCGAAGAAAGTAAAGAGGCCGAATTTGACCTTCTACGCGAAACTGAAGCTTGGTGCTCTGCCTTGGCTAAACGGGATCGTGAAATATCAGTTACAAATATTCGCCGATATTGCGAGAACTGTAAACCGATGCTCAGTTCGCGGGCAATGCTTGACCCGCGAGATTCTCACCGTAATCTACCGTATTCAGAATCCGTCCGCGGTAAGTTTGATTTTATAATTACCAGATTATTTACAAAGGTTGAAGCCGAGGACGAACAGCGAATGCTGCTCTTTTCACGAGACAAATGCTGGGGCACATTAAAACTCTACATGCTGAATGGTCGAGCATACCTCTGTGGTATTCAGCAGAAGGTGAGGAATCTAACATCGCCCTCTTCCTCTCTTGAGCTTTGAAGATCTAACTAAAGAAGCCGAATTCGCAGAAAACTTTGACAGATCTCATTCGAAGCGATTTCTTTGGGCGACTCCGGTTGTTTAAGGAAAGTATTGCTGAACTCTTTTTTGCTCCATCGGTTACCTCCGCAGCGATTGAATGTAATGTGCGGATCGGTAACAAGTATGTCGGATTTGATCGAGCGAGAGCGGCGTGGAGATCAAGTGCCGCAGACGTCTCCACGACCGATTTGGCGACATTGACGTGATCAGATCGTATCTGAGGCTGCCGGCAGATCGCTTGAGTTGGTAAACCTTCTCCGAGATCAGACCGCATCAGAAGAGCTTGCCAATGGAGGAGGCGGTTGAGGAACCGAGTGATCCTGAGACCTTGCACGAGGACTCTGCCGATGACATTGTCCAGGCCAAAGCCGTATCGGGAAATCCGAGGCTTCGCAATTCGGGTCTTAGACGCGGTGCAGCGGGATAAATATGTGGTTTATGGTCGCCGCCTTATTAATGGTTGCTGCGTCGGTCGGCGTCTTCGTCTGGGGAAACTACTTTGACGTAACCGGACGTATCCAGTGTCGGCGTTAAGACACTAAGTTTCTCAGGGACCGACCTAGCTGACGTTGTTAAGACGGCAAAATTAAGCAGTGAAGGCTTCAGCGTCGTTGCTCAGCCTAATCTTGACCAAATGTCTTGTGGCGAAAGCAGAATGAGGTGCTTCAAAAGCTATACCAGGCTGGCAAATGAGAAGGATGGATCGTAGTAAATCTTATGAATAGTGAAGGAAAGACCGTGGGGCTACATCAACCCGAACAAGGTCGAGATCCAAGCGGAAACGAAGTAAAAGCCACTTTCGTCATTTTCCGCAAATTTGGCGAATCTTCCAAAGCCATAGCTGCGAGGACCTCAGCGTGGTGCTTTTGCGGCGGAAAGGCAGCACGCCGTGTCCACCCCGTCAAAGCCGCCTTTCCAGTTATCGAAACTGATTTTGGGGTCAGCCTGGGAATCTCATTGATCAAATTGCACCTATATTGAAAATATTACGCCCGGAACCTGTTGCAGGTCAATACTTTTTTCAAAGGCGTTCGATTATCTGGAAACACCACTACTGGTATGTTGGAGCATTATCATCGTACTTTCGGTATAAACTTCTAAAATTTGGAGTTCGAACATATTGGCAACTGCGTTGCACAATCGTCAAGCAAGCCCGTTGAATCGCTATGAAACCGAAATCCCAAGTTAGAATGCTTCCTGGCCACTTTCGTTTTGGTAATCGATAGTTCTTGGCCAATTTTTGCAATTGGATCATCCACAGCCCTGTAGATAGGTGGAACGATCAGAAAAAGAGGCTATGGGGGGTACCAGCAATATTCAACACACTTCATTACTTTACTGACCTCTACGGCCCGCGGCTCACCGGTAGTCCTAACCACGTTGGTGGCGGCAAATTGGGCAGTCAAAGAAATGACTTCTTGGGGATTCTCGAATGCGGCGCGCGAGCCTTGGGATTTCGGTCATCCTGGCTGGGTCAATGAGCGTTC encodes:
- a CDS encoding arginase family protein, encoding MPRCNMELYEEETDTETYKIGIHTLPEFGSRPTPEQMMGDLYEETRKLLEADKFLCMIGGEHSVSAPVIKAHNEKFAGLSVLQIDARADLRDQYDGTTFARLDHGRVVKDLRIPSVRSASARYRLKKPALKGGLPTKIFGLRHCGTHRLDRRRDQLGSPTTFT
- a CDS encoding deoxyhypusine synthase family protein, encoding MTVPTRPVPIDRDRSVAGLLERMEGAGFGAKQLAEALSHLARYADDNSTIYLCGSGNFITSGMRRLLAYVIKNRLSMS
- a CDS encoding PDZ domain-containing protein — its product is MTPVIAKQLGLDSNDGLVVADIDPNGPAATAGISRGDVILEINKRPISSVADFKTVIDASAGKPILKLITRRGQGDLPYNKASMTVIFSLTLKLPERCSEAFFIFQTQL
- a CDS encoding PDZ domain-containing protein translates to MFVSNVKPGGSADKAGVKRGDVITAISGEKLEDSNFLPRNKVARTSPGTTIKLTVIRDGKEIELTARLDELNADDQSKGSNPRLNPGSPESRSDQGGKLGLKLEACDASNSKAIRT
- a CDS encoding deoxyhypusine synthase family protein, whose amino-acid sequence is MSGAVLYHDIHEILGRNHFQGHPIMSDEDLEANDVMRIGDILANREEYQEADEWIGSVVNQLDLTHTYSIREFLHLMGRELSEIAHEDGLLTSAFKARIPVFCPDLGGRAVDWDCSREV